One Cryptomeria japonica chromosome 9, Sugi_1.0, whole genome shotgun sequence genomic window carries:
- the LOC131032507 gene encoding pentatricopeptide repeat-containing protein At5g16860, translating to MSFVTNLNRNIRGLCTEGRLKEALHILLTTHNTPIEISTYLHLLQACIAEKTLSAGKQIHSHINGWGFAFTPHTLLPNKLINMYDKCGSLADARKVFHDMTEPDVFSWNMIISAYRRHELPQEALTLFYKMQRTAIQPDQFTFSNILPSCANVASIKHGLQIHGKIVRCGFLSDGIVMNTLIDMYAKCGRISKGRQLFDKMHNADVISWNAMITGYARSGSLEEALRLFKEMPRGNVVSWTAIIAGCVQNGFVDKALEVFQEMQLAGEKPDSATFSSILPACAKIGDMKMGMEIHRKIIESQNVSYIMVTNALIDMYAKCGSIKKARDLFGKMPQRDVVSWTTIIAGCTQSGLVEKALEIFKQMQFVGVRPDSSTFASILPACAKLGALKQGIEIQQKVIENGFWSDVVANAVIDMYAKCGSIHRARELFDKMNNPGVVSWNAMIAGYAMHGYSKDAFELFKLMKHSGTIPDQVSFLCILFACSHAGLVDGGCIYFNLMSTSYSIMPMMAHYVCIVDLLARAGYLEETLNFIIKMPVKPDVAVWMSLLGTCRSHKNIRLGEFVSTLLFELDPKHDAPYVLLSNIYAEVGKWGDVQKLRKLMKDREVKKMPGCSWIEVHKTIHIFCVGDKSHPQTQEIYAMLEKLSLEMKAAGYIPDTRPVLNDVEEEEKELLLCHHSEKLAIVFGLLNTTPGTTIRVVKNLRVCGDCHTATKFISKIVAREIIVRDSNRFHHFKHGQCSCGDFW from the coding sequence ATGTCATTTGTAACCAATCTCAATCGAAATATTAGAGGACTCTGTACAGAGGGTCGCTTGAAAGAAGCTCTACACATTTTGCTTACTACCCACAACACTCCCATAGAAATTTCTACATATCTTCATCTATTGCAGGCCTGCATTGCCGAGAAAACACTTTCCGCGGGCAAGCAAATCCACTCTCATATCAATGGCTGGGGATTTGCGTTTACCCCACACACACTTTTACcaaataaacttatcaacatgtATGACAAGTGTGGAAGTTTGGCGGATGCTCGCAAAGTTTTCCATGACATGACTGAACCAGACGTTTTCTCATGGAATATGATAATTTCAGCTTACAGAAGGCACGAACTTCCTCAAGAAGCATTGACTCTCTTTTACAAAATGCAACGAACAGCTATCCAACCTGACCAGTTCACTTTCTCCAATATTCTTCCGTCATGTGCCAATGTTGCATCGataaaacatggtttgcagatacATGGAAAAATCGTTAGATGTGGATTTCTATCCGATGGTATTGTGATGAATACCctaatagacatgtatgcaaaatgtgggagAATTTCGAAGGGCCgccaattgtttgacaaaatgcataaTGCAGACGTGATCTCTTGGAATGCGATGATTACAGGATATGCACGAAGTGGTAGTCTTGAAGAGGCTTTAAGACTTTTCAAAGAAATGCCTAGAGGAAATGTGGTCTCCTGGACCGCAATCATTGCTGGGTGTGTGCAAAATGGCTTTGTTGACAAAGCTTTGGAAGTTTTTCAGGAAATGCAATTGGCGGGCGAAAAGCCAGACTCGGCAACCTTCTCGAGCATCCTCCCAGCTTGTGCGAAAATTGGAGATATGAAGATGGGTATGGAGATTCATCGTAAGATAATTGAAAGCCAAAATGTGTCGTATATAATGGTTACAAATGCCcttatagacatgtatgcaaaatgtggaagcataaaaaAGGCACGCGATCTGTTTGGTAAAATGCCCCAGCGAGACGTAGTCTCATGGACCACAATCATTGCTGGATGTACCCAAAGTGGGCTTGTTGAGAAAGCCTTAGAGATTTTTAAACAAATGCAATTTGTTGGTGTAAGGCCTGACTCatcaacctttgccagcatcctcccagcATGTGCCAAACTTGGAGCTCTGAAACAGGGGATTGAGATCCAgcaaaaagtaattgaaaatggTTTTTGGTCTGATGTAGTTGCGAATGCTGTaattgacatgtatgcaaaatgtggaagcatacataGAGCTcgtgaactgtttgataaaatGAATAACCCAGGTGTAGTATCGTGGAATGCAATGATAGCAGGATATGCAATGCATGGCTATAGCAAGGACGCCTTTGAACTCTTTAAACTAATGAAGCACTCAGGAACCATCCCCGACCAAGTAAGTTTTCTTTGTATTTTATTTGCATGTAGCCATGCTGGTCTAGTGGATGGTGGCTGCATCTATTTCAATCTTATGAGTACGTCTTATTCAATTATGCCTATGATGGCCCACTATGTATGCATAGTTGACCTTCTTGCCCGTGCTGGCTATCTTGAAGAAACCTTAAACTTTATCATCAAAATGCCAGTCAAGCCCGATGTGGCTGTGTGGATGTCTTTGCTTGGAACCTGTAGATCACACAAGAATATACGGCTAGGAGAATTTGTGTCAACACTCCTTTTTGAGCTAGATCCTAAACATGATGCACCTTATGTTCTTTTATCAAACATATATGCAGAAGTAGGCAAATGGGGTGATGTTCAAAAATTAAGGAAGCTGATGAAAGATAGAGAAGTTAAAAAGATGcctggatgtagttggattgaagtCCATAAAACAATACATATTTTTTGTGTGGGAGACAAATCACACCCACAAACACAGGAAATCTATGCAATGTTAGAGAAATTGTCTTTGGAGATGAAAGCGGCAGGGTATATTCCAGATACAAGACCTGTACTTAATGatgtggaggaggaggagaaggaacTACTTCTCTGCCACCATAGTGAAAAGTTGGCAATTGTATTTGGGTTGTTAAACACAACCCCTGGAACAACTATTAGAGTTGTCAAAAACCTTCGAGTGTGTGGGGATTGCCACACTGCAACCAAGTTTATCTCCAAGATTGTTGCAAGAGAAATTATTGTGAGAGATTCAAACCGTTTCCATCATTTCAAGCACGGGCAATGTTCTTGTGGAGATTTCTGGTGA